A part of Corynebacterium lactis RW2-5 genomic DNA contains:
- a CDS encoding ABC transporter ATP-binding protein — protein sequence MSDSGPKAHPRRRTVATAPVAAHSARLTKRYGSGDAAVVALDAVNISFAKGEFTAIMGPSGSGKSTLMHCMAGLDSATAGRTYIGDTELSGLSDSQITALRRDRLGFVFQSFNLVPTLTAAENITLPVDIAGKKVDRKWFKEVTTRLGLADRLSHRPAELSGGQQQRVACARAMVSRPEIIFGDEPTGNLDSNASREVLTILRSAVDDIGQTVVIVTHDATAASYADRVVFLADGKIVDELRNPTPAAILSRMADIENL from the coding sequence ATGTCTGATTCCGGCCCCAAGGCCCATCCCCGCCGTCGCACTGTGGCTACGGCCCCAGTAGCGGCGCATTCGGCGCGGCTTACAAAGCGCTATGGTTCCGGTGATGCGGCGGTGGTGGCGCTGGATGCGGTGAATATTTCCTTTGCGAAGGGCGAGTTCACCGCGATCATGGGCCCTTCCGGTTCCGGAAAGTCGACGCTGATGCATTGCATGGCTGGTTTGGACTCGGCGACGGCGGGGCGCACCTACATTGGGGATACGGAGCTGTCCGGTCTGTCCGATTCTCAGATTACGGCGCTGCGCCGTGACCGACTGGGTTTCGTATTCCAGTCATTCAATTTGGTACCGACTCTCACGGCAGCGGAAAACATCACTCTTCCCGTTGATATCGCGGGGAAGAAGGTCGACCGCAAGTGGTTCAAGGAGGTCACTACTCGGCTGGGACTCGCTGATCGCCTGTCCCACCGGCCTGCCGAGCTTTCCGGTGGGCAGCAGCAGCGCGTAGCCTGTGCCCGGGCGATGGTCAGTCGCCCGGAAATCATCTTTGGAGACGAGCCGACCGGAAACCTGGATTCGAACGCATCCAGGGAGGTTCTCACCATTTTGCGGTCCGCAGTCGACGATATTGGCCAAACGGTTGTGATTGTCACCCATGATGCGACCGCCGCTTCCTACGCTGACCGTGTGGTTTTCCTTGCCGACGGGAAGATTGTCGACGAGCTGCGCAATCCTACCCCGGCGGCGATCCTATCTCGCATGGCCGACATTGAAAATCTTTAG
- a CDS encoding NYN domain-containing protein encodes MLERTLVFVDTSYLLASFYNSWETGARGQLEIDLREVVTVLDRMISQQLNQPVQRQLWYDGIPESGPHRYQRSLRTIDGVQLRAGQLIEWGDRRTQKAVDTRLVADMVVAGLRHQVSDIVLVSGDADMLPGVAEAAAAGARVHLYGFGWDSMSGALRHACDTTTILDPREDFADAMQLNVLEGPIPPVVRPNKPLGDAEPIEDLGATKIPDTRITPPGEDKEEDSTSPSPADGASVADAAAPQATPAPPGAAGTPENNSESGYDVLPRDERVIPAEPGHVDAECYRRDLAAATPTAKADSPKFHEVEHAAKMGAREIPAQAEHRAEVERNSAGDRNGGVAKPSAPESTVSPATTAPGQSEQSGAREASASEQGEQGGQPGVTSKAAPDENNSAATAEEKEGDAAPASAPKPSPRPNPSMMAPRRKLRSRYVPLPNEVWASAGFQTPFDVGQQYANWWYENIATEQARDTAHLLSGGGLPADIDRPLLQFACETLHEYTLTETQRVNLRDGFHAGIRGVLLARKNNNLD; translated from the coding sequence ATGCTTGAACGCACACTGGTGTTCGTCGATACGTCTTACCTTTTGGCGAGCTTTTACAACTCGTGGGAAACCGGAGCCCGCGGGCAATTAGAAATTGACCTTAGAGAAGTAGTTACAGTCCTAGACCGCATGATTTCCCAGCAGCTGAACCAGCCGGTTCAGCGACAGCTCTGGTACGACGGCATCCCGGAGTCCGGGCCACACCGCTACCAGCGCTCCCTCCGCACCATCGATGGCGTCCAGCTTCGCGCAGGTCAGCTCATTGAATGGGGAGATCGCCGTACCCAAAAGGCAGTTGATACCCGCCTTGTCGCCGACATGGTTGTCGCAGGTCTGCGACACCAGGTCTCCGATATCGTGCTCGTCTCCGGAGATGCCGACATGCTGCCGGGTGTTGCCGAAGCCGCTGCCGCCGGCGCGCGAGTTCACCTCTACGGATTCGGCTGGGATTCCATGTCGGGCGCGCTCCGCCACGCCTGTGACACCACCACGATCCTCGACCCGCGCGAGGACTTCGCTGACGCAATGCAGCTAAACGTCCTCGAAGGCCCCATCCCGCCGGTTGTTCGCCCGAATAAGCCCCTGGGAGACGCCGAGCCCATCGAGGACCTCGGCGCCACAAAGATTCCGGACACCCGAATCACCCCGCCCGGCGAGGACAAAGAAGAGGACAGCACCTCTCCTTCCCCTGCCGACGGCGCCTCGGTCGCCGACGCCGCCGCTCCGCAAGCTACGCCCGCGCCCCCCGGCGCAGCTGGCACCCCCGAGAACAATTCGGAAAGTGGCTACGACGTCCTGCCGCGCGACGAACGTGTTATCCCGGCCGAGCCGGGACACGTCGATGCCGAGTGCTACCGCCGCGACCTCGCCGCAGCCACGCCGACCGCGAAGGCGGACTCGCCGAAGTTCCACGAGGTGGAGCACGCCGCGAAGATGGGCGCCCGAGAAATTCCGGCGCAGGCAGAACACCGCGCTGAGGTCGAGAGAAACTCGGCCGGTGATAGAAATGGCGGCGTCGCCAAGCCCTCCGCACCCGAGTCCACGGTAAGCCCCGCAACGACAGCTCCTGGGCAGAGTGAGCAGTCGGGGGCGCGGGAGGCGTCGGCAAGCGAACAGGGTGAGCAGGGCGGACAGCCCGGCGTGACGAGCAAAGCTGCCCCGGATGAAAACAACAGCGCGGCCACGGCGGAGGAGAAAGAAGGCGACGCGGCACCGGCTTCGGCACCGAAGCCTTCGCCTCGCCCGAACCCCTCTATGATGGCGCCGCGTAGGAAACTGCGCAGCCGCTACGTGCCTCTGCCGAACGAGGTGTGGGCATCGGCGGGTTTCCAGACCCCATTCGATGTCGGCCAGCAGTACGCGAACTGGTGGTACGAGAACATCGCCACGGAGCAGGCACGCGATACCGCGCACTTGCTCTCCGGAGGAGGACTCCCGGCGGACATCGACAGGCCACTGCTGCAGTTCGCCTGCGAGACTCTGCACGAGTACACGCTGACCGAGACGCAGCGCGTGAACCTGCGCGACGGTTTCCACGCGGGTATCCGCGGGGTGCTTCTGGCCAGGAAAAACAACAACCTGGACTAA
- a CDS encoding pseudouridine synthase has protein sequence MRRQPLPIRDGLNPSRIAAPGRRGDAPTRAWDLLFDTVTGQNRRHPEDDEVAIARRFEQGLVVRANSQPYSPDDMLKPGAEMWFYRTPAPEVTIAGPMPIVFEDENLVVVDKPSFLATMPRGRHITETAVVRLRRELDSPDLVPAHRLDRMTSGLLIFTKRKEVRGAYQGLFASNGVTKRYHALTSPRALTPGDSLPEAPLTVRTRQRKIAGELQAYTLEGEPNAHTLVESISLADIPPGAEGIAATFAKVALWQLRPITGRTHQLRLHLCELGFPILGDQVYPSLLPEEAEDTAAPLHLLCSEMSFTDPFTGADRTFKSRRSVFNPLSMHLYVNRK, from the coding sequence ATGCGCCGTCAACCACTGCCTATTCGCGATGGGCTCAACCCCTCCCGCATCGCTGCCCCGGGCCGTCGGGGCGATGCTCCGACTCGGGCATGGGATCTTCTTTTTGATACTGTGACCGGGCAAAATCGCCGCCATCCGGAGGACGATGAAGTAGCGATTGCGCGTCGTTTTGAGCAGGGCCTGGTCGTCCGCGCCAACTCCCAGCCCTACTCCCCGGATGACATGCTGAAGCCCGGCGCGGAAATGTGGTTCTACCGTACCCCTGCTCCTGAAGTGACAATCGCAGGTCCGATGCCGATTGTCTTTGAGGATGAAAACCTAGTGGTCGTCGATAAGCCTTCTTTCCTGGCCACGATGCCCCGCGGCAGGCATATTACTGAGACTGCGGTGGTGCGGCTGCGGCGTGAGTTGGACAGCCCGGATCTGGTGCCGGCGCACCGGCTCGATCGCATGACCTCCGGGCTTTTGATCTTCACGAAGCGCAAGGAGGTACGCGGTGCCTACCAGGGGCTTTTCGCCTCGAATGGGGTGACGAAACGCTACCATGCGCTGACCTCACCCCGCGCGCTTACTCCCGGCGATTCTCTCCCGGAGGCACCGCTTACTGTCCGCACCCGGCAGCGCAAGATCGCCGGTGAGCTGCAGGCGTACACCCTAGAGGGGGAACCAAACGCACACACGCTCGTCGAGTCCATTTCGCTTGCCGACATCCCCCCTGGCGCAGAAGGTATTGCTGCAACGTTCGCCAAGGTTGCACTGTGGCAGCTGCGGCCCATAACCGGACGGACGCATCAGCTCCGGCTACATCTTTGCGAGCTGGGCTTTCCCATCCTCGGAGACCAGGTCTACCCGTCACTCCTCCCCGAGGAGGCAGAGGATACCGCGGCTCCCCTCCATCTGCTGTGCTCCGAGATGAGTTTCACCGATCCTTTTACGGGGGCGGATCGCACTTTCAAGTCCCGGCGCAGCGTGTTCAATCCGCTTAGTATGCACCTATATGTCAATAGGAAATGA
- a CDS encoding PspA/IM30 family protein, producing MANPFAKGWKYMMSSFDKKIDDNADPKVQIAQAAEAERKRHNEIQRQAAAVIGNRNQLEMQLGRLNKEREKLTVNTRQALQQADAARASGDEATAQKMENTAEVFASQLVSIENELEQTTQLHAQAVSAAEEAQKQAQQSQVRYEQMKTEIRELESQADQAKMQETTSNTLQGMQGITDNPNVPTLDSVREKIESRYANALGAQELAASSHQGRMAEIEASGADARADMRLAEIRAQMSKENAALESGKHEAEEVPAELEPGEGEGKGAKGTEGA from the coding sequence ATGGCTAATCCTTTTGCTAAAGGCTGGAAGTACATGATGTCTTCTTTCGATAAGAAGATTGATGATAATGCTGACCCGAAGGTTCAGATCGCCCAGGCAGCAGAGGCCGAGCGCAAGCGCCATAACGAGATTCAGCGGCAGGCCGCTGCGGTAATCGGAAATCGTAACCAGCTGGAGATGCAGCTGGGGCGACTGAACAAGGAGCGCGAGAAGCTGACGGTGAATACTCGCCAGGCGCTTCAGCAGGCGGATGCCGCCCGCGCATCGGGCGATGAGGCGACTGCGCAGAAGATGGAGAACACCGCTGAAGTGTTCGCCTCTCAGTTGGTCAGCATCGAAAATGAGCTTGAGCAGACCACGCAGCTGCACGCGCAGGCGGTTTCGGCGGCGGAAGAGGCCCAGAAGCAGGCGCAGCAGTCGCAGGTCCGCTACGAGCAGATGAAGACCGAGATCCGCGAGCTCGAGTCTCAGGCTGACCAGGCGAAAATGCAGGAGACGACCTCGAATACGCTGCAGGGCATGCAGGGAATCACGGATAATCCGAACGTCCCGACCCTCGACTCGGTCCGCGAGAAGATCGAGAGTCGCTACGCTAATGCTCTCGGCGCGCAGGAGCTCGCGGCTTCGTCCCACCAGGGTCGTATGGCTGAGATTGAGGCTTCGGGGGCAGATGCCCGCGCGGATATGCGCCTGGCTGAGATCCGCGCGCAGATGAGCAAGGAAAACGCCGCCCTGGAGTCCGGCAAGCACGAGGCCGAGGAGGTCCCGGCCGAGCTGGAGCCAGGTGAAGGGGAAGGAAAGGGAGCCAAGGGTACCGAAGGCGCCTAA
- a CDS encoding universal stress protein translates to MPRQNIIVCAIDGSEASKTAVKWAANTAVKRGEPLRLVSSYSMPQFLYAEGMVPPQELYDDLEAETLEKINEAKEIALAFAPSVDVSHQIEEGSPIDMLLDLSEQATMVVMGSRGLGGLSGMVMGSVSAAVVSHASCPVVVVREDNLVTEETKYGPVVIGVDGSDVSEKATEYAFREADARGAELIAVHTWMDMQVQASLAGLSAAQNKWQVVEDEQKALLGHRLAKYSEKYPDVQVKKVVTRDRPVRAISDASEGAQLLVVGSHGRGGFKGMLLGSTSRALLQAAPCPMMVVRPES, encoded by the coding sequence ATGCCAAGGCAGAACATCATAGTCTGCGCCATCGACGGTTCGGAAGCTTCGAAGACTGCTGTTAAGTGGGCTGCAAATACCGCAGTCAAGCGTGGTGAGCCGCTGCGCCTGGTCAGCAGCTACTCCATGCCACAGTTCCTCTACGCGGAGGGCATGGTTCCTCCCCAGGAGCTCTACGATGACCTCGAGGCCGAGACGCTAGAGAAGATTAATGAGGCCAAGGAGATTGCGCTTGCTTTCGCACCGAGCGTTGATGTCTCCCACCAGATTGAAGAGGGCAGCCCGATTGACATGCTGCTCGATCTTTCCGAGCAGGCGACCATGGTTGTCATGGGCTCCCGTGGTCTCGGCGGTCTCTCCGGCATGGTTATGGGCTCGGTCTCCGCGGCTGTCGTCTCGCACGCATCCTGCCCAGTTGTTGTCGTCCGTGAGGACAACCTGGTTACGGAGGAGACCAAGTATGGTCCGGTAGTCATCGGTGTTGACGGCTCCGATGTTTCGGAGAAGGCCACTGAGTACGCATTCCGCGAGGCTGATGCCCGTGGCGCTGAGCTGATTGCCGTCCACACCTGGATGGACATGCAGGTTCAGGCCTCGCTTGCCGGCCTGTCCGCCGCTCAGAATAAGTGGCAGGTCGTGGAGGATGAGCAGAAGGCGCTCCTCGGCCATCGACTGGCTAAGTACTCCGAGAAGTACCCGGATGTTCAGGTTAAGAAGGTTGTTACCCGTGACCGTCCTGTCCGCGCAATCTCCGACGCATCGGAGGGCGCTCAGCTGCTCGTCGTTGGTTCTCACGGTCGCGGCGGCTTCAAGGGCATGCTTCTTGGCTCCACGTCGCGCGCTCTGCTGCAGGCAGCTCCGTGTCCGATGAT
- a CDS encoding SDR family NAD(P)-dependent oxidoreductase: MRIGIVTGGSKGIGKCLTRALVQHGPDLDELWVVSRSPLQVDLNICGGIPIRQIRLDISGPDSQTEFTALLHESGATVAFLIANAGVAEAFKVSDSVNDLRFFAATRSMVSTNIWGTVSIVYASLPFMGAQSKILIIGSISALVPTPGLSVYTSTKAFLRHWAFALREELRPRGISVTIAHPAKVRTEAVEGVVKQTGSIKLRLMPSQSSGYFARRGVRAAMNGKAEVTPGAYGLFAVLAKCLPAAWKARLVRL; this comes from the coding sequence ATGCGAATTGGTATCGTAACCGGAGGCTCGAAGGGCATTGGTAAATGCCTTACTCGAGCATTAGTGCAACATGGGCCCGACTTGGATGAGTTATGGGTTGTCTCGCGTAGTCCGCTACAGGTGGATTTAAATATTTGCGGAGGCATTCCAATCAGGCAAATTCGCCTAGATATTTCTGGCCCGGACTCGCAAACGGAGTTTACCGCGCTGCTGCACGAATCCGGCGCAACTGTGGCCTTTCTCATCGCCAATGCCGGCGTAGCAGAGGCGTTCAAGGTCTCTGACTCCGTTAACGATCTTCGTTTTTTCGCCGCTACTCGTTCCATGGTATCGACCAATATCTGGGGAACCGTCAGTATCGTGTACGCATCCCTTCCTTTCATGGGCGCGCAATCCAAAATTCTCATTATTGGTTCTATATCTGCATTAGTGCCGACTCCAGGACTTAGCGTTTATACATCCACTAAAGCGTTTCTCCGGCACTGGGCTTTCGCACTTCGTGAGGAACTTCGGCCACGCGGCATTTCGGTAACTATTGCTCACCCTGCAAAGGTAAGGACCGAGGCGGTGGAGGGCGTCGTAAAGCAAACGGGGTCAATCAAACTAAGGCTGATGCCATCGCAGTCGAGTGGCTATTTCGCAAGGCGTGGGGTCAGGGCGGCGATGAATGGAAAGGCCGAGGTCACGCCTGGTGCCTACGGGCTTTTTGCGGTGTTAGCCAAGTGCCTTCCGGCAGCGTGGAAGGCTCGTTTGGTTCGTCTCTAG
- a CDS encoding DUF2871 domain-containing protein — translation MRKLFTAAAVYLGLGLIAGVFNREFSRALDFTGSTQLSTLHTHLLVLGTFFFLIALALDKVFGFSANKGFGGWFILHNVGLVWTTGFMAANGSVTMLSGPEAWGPMFSGIAGLGHIILTVSFVWFFVLLNKSVKRSERTRAAAGAQA, via the coding sequence ATGCGCAAACTATTTACCGCGGCTGCGGTCTACCTTGGTCTTGGTCTTATTGCTGGTGTATTCAATCGCGAATTCTCGCGGGCTTTGGACTTTACTGGTTCCACTCAGTTGAGTACGCTTCACACACATTTGCTTGTGCTTGGCACTTTCTTCTTCCTCATCGCCCTTGCCCTGGATAAGGTATTCGGGTTCAGCGCGAATAAAGGTTTCGGAGGGTGGTTCATTTTGCACAATGTCGGCCTTGTGTGGACTACCGGTTTCATGGCGGCGAACGGTTCGGTCACTATGCTCTCCGGCCCGGAAGCGTGGGGTCCGATGTTCTCCGGTATTGCCGGTCTCGGACATATCATCCTGACCGTCAGCTTCGTATGGTTCTTTGTGCTGCTTAACAAGTCTGTTAAGCGCAGTGAGCGTACCCGCGCCGCTGCAGGCGCACAGGCATAG
- a CDS encoding MFS transporter produces the protein MRRWFGALVAVTVLGQAVFNGGRVLLSWRVLDFGGDAATIGWFTAAFSLVPLLIAMPAGRLVDSSRAPEVMQSGLISTVVASAVMALSTNLPVLLIGYTALGFAHMTTLIAAQGMVSHLRGSVAGLDSLFAYFTLGISVGQFLGIVVAGLLTAQSDAASVSTTAALWGMAAVGAVALFCGWPIARAYRRFEAAAAASREDGAVVGSAAVKDAVVKDAVVKDAVVKEAANEKTAQKAAVRSILSRAGMPAAMSVSIAVIVAIDLLTAYVPVLGREIGLSVGEVTAILSARSGMAVLSRAAMPTVLRRLDRDRVLLASVALGVVPLLLMPWLTETWMLVVATGICGLAWGFVMPMSMTWVSTLIESGARAQALSVRLMGNRLAQVLLPPVAGVGATLVGTSSIFVGAGVLMGLASVAAWSGTRR, from the coding sequence ATGAGGCGTTGGTTCGGGGCACTGGTGGCTGTGACCGTGCTGGGGCAGGCGGTTTTCAACGGCGGTCGTGTCCTGCTGTCGTGGCGAGTGCTCGACTTTGGGGGTGACGCCGCCACGATTGGCTGGTTCACCGCTGCGTTTTCGCTTGTCCCGCTCCTCATCGCGATGCCCGCCGGCCGACTTGTCGATTCGAGTCGAGCCCCCGAGGTTATGCAGTCTGGCCTTATTTCCACCGTGGTCGCGTCGGCGGTGATGGCACTTTCCACGAACCTGCCGGTGCTGCTAATCGGCTATACCGCCTTGGGTTTTGCCCATATGACTACGCTGATTGCTGCCCAGGGGATGGTGTCGCACCTGCGTGGCAGCGTCGCGGGCCTCGATAGTCTCTTCGCCTACTTCACGCTGGGCATTTCCGTGGGGCAATTCCTGGGGATAGTCGTGGCCGGCCTGCTGACTGCTCAGTCCGATGCCGCATCCGTCTCCACCACCGCCGCTCTGTGGGGGATGGCCGCCGTCGGCGCGGTCGCCCTTTTCTGCGGTTGGCCTATCGCTCGCGCTTATCGACGATTCGAAGCTGCCGCAGCGGCATCGCGCGAAGATGGGGCCGTGGTTGGGAGCGCGGCGGTTAAGGATGCGGTGGTTAAGGATGCGGTGGTTAAGGATGCGGTGGTTAAGGAGGCCGCGAATGAGAAGACCGCACAGAAAGCGGCGGTGCGGAGCATTTTGTCTCGCGCGGGTATGCCTGCCGCAATGTCCGTTTCTATAGCGGTAATTGTGGCTATCGACCTGCTTACCGCTTATGTGCCTGTGCTTGGTAGAGAGATCGGTTTGTCAGTGGGGGAGGTGACGGCGATTTTGAGTGCCCGAAGTGGCATGGCGGTACTGTCCCGTGCGGCGATGCCCACCGTCTTGCGACGCTTGGATAGGGATCGAGTTCTTTTAGCGTCCGTCGCGTTGGGGGTCGTGCCGCTTTTGCTGATGCCGTGGCTAACTGAAACGTGGATGTTGGTCGTAGCGACCGGCATCTGTGGGCTGGCGTGGGGTTTTGTAATGCCAATGTCGATGACATGGGTAAGCACCCTTATTGAATCAGGCGCGCGAGCTCAGGCTCTGTCGGTCCGGCTTATGGGCAATCGGTTGGCGCAGGTGTTGTTGCCGCCGGTTGCGGGAGTGGGCGCGACGTTAGTTGGGACGTCGAGCATTTTCGTTGGTGCAGGGGTGTTGATGGGGTTGGCATCTGTTGCTGCCTGGTCGGGTACGCGCCGGTAG
- a CDS encoding ABC transporter permease, with protein sequence MATSHAALRKVAWRSTAAHKLRLALTVLSVVLGTAFISGAFVFTASLDKAFKGAVSTAFDGIDVVVTAPAKNPTALNRDVEKQLADFPGVRALNIGEPTSSITATGSDGKPIQTNGVPSMGLPYYPPEKSVNHTVTIKQGSAPRAPGEVVINNSTATLGNLHVGDEMKIVTGFNQATVHVVGIAETSGDETGWLSVFFTEEQWRDIYTNGQNVQMVTLAAEGSEDVTGDSATALRDAVAKQFPDLKVEFGEDLADKASERISTALSFVNYFLVSFGLIGLLVGTFIISNTFSMLVAQRTKEFALLRALGASRRQLSRSVLFEALIVGIVGSALGVLAGFGISELLYLAMSAFGIDMPGSGLSLTTSAIVVPMVVGVIITILAAWAPASRAGAVPPVEAMRSGDQTTDPQLGKRTWAGAILASAALATIMWAVQWHSAETTPRAILVGIGAVAAIAAVWLAGPALSIPLVGALGRILGAPFGAVGKLAATNSRRNPRRTATTSFALTLGLALVACIGMLGSSMKAAVSEWSETNLAADYVLSPPLTAHAALPRGVAEKVAEVDGVTDTATLSLGGFMIASQQEIPQLADAMNDDDASFGPGRGNATFFDGDIGKWYTTTAVSGSIALNEPGSEVAVNQSTAQRRGWRVGTEVVLLGQGGMWPMKVTGIFADTADPGQAIVVSSGAVKAVGAEASKLIPMQLYVDVAATDESGIEAMRGPISDAVSDFLIVQVMTAKEYAGVANASIDVMLGIVYALLALAVITSILGIINTLALSVVERRQEIGMLRAVGLQRGAIRRMIRLESLQISIFGAVIGVGLGLGLGWALLTVLEKEGLDSIVVPWQACELAAAEGEGGSGFNRGSVGADRGHARRFSDCRHRCCGRPWPPGCCYATIGRHRR encoded by the coding sequence ATGGCTACGTCGCACGCAGCTCTTCGTAAAGTCGCCTGGAGGTCCACCGCGGCGCACAAGTTGCGCCTTGCGCTGACTGTCTTGTCCGTGGTGCTGGGCACCGCTTTCATCTCGGGAGCTTTCGTTTTTACGGCCTCTCTGGACAAGGCCTTCAAGGGGGCAGTTTCCACAGCATTCGACGGGATCGATGTCGTTGTAACCGCCCCGGCGAAGAATCCCACCGCGCTGAATAGGGATGTCGAAAAACAGCTCGCTGATTTTCCCGGGGTCCGCGCTCTCAACATCGGCGAACCGACCAGCAGCATCACGGCAACCGGTTCAGACGGCAAGCCTATCCAGACCAACGGCGTCCCGTCGATGGGGCTTCCGTACTATCCACCGGAGAAGTCGGTCAACCACACCGTCACCATCAAGCAGGGTTCCGCCCCCAGGGCGCCCGGTGAGGTCGTTATCAATAATTCGACGGCCACTCTCGGAAACCTTCACGTCGGCGACGAGATGAAAATCGTCACAGGGTTTAACCAGGCGACGGTGCATGTGGTCGGCATCGCTGAAACCTCCGGTGACGAAACCGGATGGCTCAGCGTATTTTTCACCGAAGAACAGTGGCGCGACATCTACACGAATGGGCAAAACGTGCAGATGGTGACGTTGGCAGCGGAAGGCAGCGAAGATGTCACGGGTGATTCCGCCACTGCTCTACGAGATGCCGTCGCCAAGCAATTCCCAGATTTAAAGGTCGAATTCGGTGAGGATCTTGCGGACAAAGCATCCGAACGCATCTCCACTGCCCTGAGCTTCGTCAACTACTTCTTGGTGTCATTCGGGCTGATCGGCCTCCTCGTCGGCACCTTCATCATCTCCAATACCTTCTCCATGCTGGTCGCCCAGCGGACCAAGGAGTTCGCACTGCTCAGGGCCCTCGGCGCCTCGCGCAGGCAGCTCTCGCGCTCCGTCCTGTTCGAAGCTCTTATTGTCGGCATCGTTGGCTCCGCCCTCGGTGTCCTCGCAGGCTTCGGCATCAGTGAACTGCTCTATTTGGCGATGAGCGCCTTTGGCATCGACATGCCTGGATCAGGACTGAGCCTTACCACTTCAGCCATCGTGGTTCCGATGGTCGTAGGCGTAATTATCACGATTCTCGCAGCTTGGGCGCCCGCTTCCAGAGCCGGCGCTGTTCCCCCCGTAGAAGCAATGCGCTCGGGGGATCAGACCACCGACCCGCAACTCGGCAAGCGCACCTGGGCCGGTGCAATCCTGGCTTCTGCGGCACTCGCCACGATCATGTGGGCAGTTCAGTGGCACTCGGCGGAGACGACCCCGCGTGCGATACTCGTCGGCATCGGCGCCGTGGCCGCGATTGCCGCCGTCTGGTTGGCCGGCCCTGCTCTATCAATTCCGCTGGTAGGGGCCCTAGGACGTATTTTGGGCGCTCCCTTCGGGGCCGTCGGCAAGCTGGCGGCGACGAACTCACGGAGGAATCCACGACGCACCGCAACGACATCGTTCGCGCTGACCCTGGGGCTTGCGCTGGTGGCGTGCATCGGAATGCTGGGCTCGTCTATGAAAGCCGCGGTCAGCGAGTGGTCCGAGACCAACCTAGCCGCAGATTATGTCCTCTCCCCGCCTCTCACGGCCCATGCGGCCCTCCCTCGCGGAGTGGCGGAGAAAGTCGCAGAGGTCGACGGTGTCACTGACACCGCTACGCTGTCTCTCGGCGGTTTTATGATCGCCTCTCAACAGGAGATCCCCCAGCTTGCCGACGCCATGAACGACGACGATGCATCATTTGGACCTGGTCGGGGAAACGCTACGTTTTTCGACGGCGACATCGGCAAGTGGTATACCACGACTGCAGTTTCGGGATCCATCGCGCTGAACGAACCCGGCTCCGAGGTAGCAGTCAACCAATCTACTGCCCAGCGACGCGGCTGGCGTGTCGGCACCGAGGTGGTTTTGCTCGGGCAAGGGGGCATGTGGCCAATGAAGGTCACCGGCATTTTCGCCGATACCGCTGACCCCGGCCAAGCCATCGTCGTCTCATCCGGGGCAGTGAAAGCTGTGGGTGCCGAGGCCAGCAAGCTCATTCCAATGCAGTTGTATGTCGATGTTGCGGCCACCGACGAGAGTGGCATTGAGGCGATGCGCGGCCCTATCAGCGACGCCGTGTCGGACTTCCTTATCGTACAAGTCATGACCGCTAAGGAGTATGCGGGCGTTGCAAACGCTTCAATCGATGTCATGCTGGGAATCGTCTATGCGCTGCTCGCGCTGGCTGTCATAACTTCGATTCTGGGAATCATCAATACGCTGGCACTCTCTGTCGTCGAGCGACGGCAGGAGATTGGCATGCTGCGGGCGGTGGGACTGCAGCGGGGAGCCATCCGTCGAATGATCCGGTTGGAGTCATTGCAAATTTCAATTTTCGGCGCGGTCATCGGTGTTGGACTCGGCCTGGGGCTCGGGTGGGCCCTTCTCACAGTTCTGGAGAAGGAGGGTCTGGATTCAATCGTGGTTCCGTGGCAGGCGTGTGAGCTTGCGGCCGCCGAGGGAGAAGGAGGGTCTGGATTCAATCGTGGTTCCGTGGGGGCAGATCGTGGCCATGCTCGTCGGTTCAGCGATTGTAGGCATCGTTGCTGCGGTCGCCCCTGGCCACCGGGCTGCTGCTACGCCACCATTGGCCGCCATCGCAGATGA